The Desulfoscipio gibsoniae DSM 7213 genome contains a region encoding:
- a CDS encoding aldo/keto reductase produces the protein MQYRQLGRTGLDVSVIGFGGIPIQRVSDKEATAIVQRALDKGINFFDTARGYTDSEAKLGAVLKCCRRKVIIATKSMARTKDGMTSDIKKSLATLGVDYIDLYQLHNVKDRAALEQVFKPDGALAALKEAKRAGVVKHIGITGHIRSYLVEALKSGELETVQFPFNAVEASGAEELFEQAKQVGAGIIIMKPLAGGAIRNTNYALRFILEYNVTTVIPGMDSPAQVDENVMPGHELLPLSAVEKKVLEKEAGVLGAAFCRRCEYCQPCPQGIDIPTVFLLDGYYTRYDLKEWARERYWALPNKADACVECGECEEKCPYSLPIRRMLTESSVRLGG, from the coding sequence TTGCAGTACAGGCAGCTGGGCCGCACGGGTCTTGATGTATCGGTAATTGGTTTTGGGGGGATTCCCATTCAGCGGGTATCCGATAAAGAAGCCACGGCTATTGTGCAGCGGGCTCTGGACAAGGGCATTAATTTTTTTGATACTGCCCGGGGCTATACCGACAGTGAGGCCAAACTGGGTGCAGTCCTAAAATGTTGCAGGCGCAAAGTAATTATTGCTACCAAGTCAATGGCCCGTACCAAAGATGGTATGACCTCGGATATTAAAAAAAGCCTGGCTACGCTGGGCGTGGATTATATTGATCTTTATCAATTACATAACGTTAAAGACAGGGCCGCATTGGAACAGGTGTTTAAACCGGACGGTGCTTTGGCTGCCTTAAAGGAAGCCAAAAGGGCAGGGGTGGTCAAGCATATCGGCATCACTGGGCATATCCGGAGCTATCTGGTGGAAGCTCTTAAGTCAGGTGAACTGGAAACTGTTCAGTTTCCCTTTAATGCGGTGGAAGCCAGTGGGGCGGAGGAATTGTTTGAACAGGCGAAACAAGTGGGTGCCGGTATCATTATAATGAAACCGCTTGCCGGGGGAGCCATCAGAAATACAAATTACGCCTTGCGCTTTATATTGGAATACAACGTAACTACTGTTATTCCCGGGATGGATTCGCCGGCTCAGGTGGACGAAAACGTGATGCCCGGCCATGAACTGCTGCCCTTATCCGCTGTTGAAAAAAAGGTACTGGAGAAAGAGGCAGGTGTACTGGGGGCCGCTTTCTGCCGGCGTTGCGAATACTGCCAGCCTTGCCCCCAGGGTATCGATATACCAACAGTATTTTTGCTGGACGGTTACTATACCAGGTACGACTTAAAAGAATGGGCCAGGGAACGTTACTGGGCCTTGCCCAATAAAGCGGACGCCTGTGTTGAGTGCGGTGAATGCGAGGAAAAGTGCCCTTACAGCCTGCCCATACGGCGCATGCTTACAGAGTCGTCGGTAAGGCTGGGGGGGTAG
- a CDS encoding type IV secretory system conjugative DNA transfer family protein, with product MLGNLRYRFAEEVPSKYRRPIIIGLAVLGLAVLYILDVWILGTAAAFFVALVDSVQHIGQPLDLSLVNWYWHHPLFVAKAWVFEVDKLSNPEIRTCWLFINASLIILGLAGAIKSKMQSGKQKNNAEYRDIRKLRFKKFQFDINQWLNWVPENQYFLGLDDRRRPVTVSATDMTEHIHILGGSGSGKTAFGVTPICIQAIKKGAALVVIDFKEDRQAIQLLAQEAITNGKRFYIFTLDPREQTNIYNPLATGTPLDKVERIMTALELVFAGEAKFYSYVQQATFIPLLKELDRRGVKYTLGDIHGILHNPGLVFQLTGQNVDENQLKGLTAALTPFADIEQINSAQPDIDIGEIMNRGDVVYFDLKSALAPEASSAIGKMIAQDLQYLSAFRSPQSRPAIIAIDEFQNMACQAFRNVISKVRSANYGLLLANQAMGDLLAVGDDFANTIQVNTRTKIIFNADTPADAELFSQYTGTVLQTVMNHSENKTQTQGLFSGWDKGDRRQTVGESSTEIEVPLLHSNMFKKMPPGKSVIIRRGKLAGLANHAYLISKAEKDRLEQLPLPEPVPGPRDDRGAFTVESMLKNAKDKLVKQSDLPGNDQSTGSQIKDDMSNAGNNAGAAEAGEVVL from the coding sequence ATGTTAGGAAATCTCCGTTATCGTTTTGCGGAGGAAGTCCCGTCAAAATACCGCAGGCCGATTATAATCGGCCTGGCGGTCTTGGGGTTGGCCGTTCTGTATATTTTGGACGTGTGGATATTGGGTACCGCCGCCGCATTTTTTGTGGCACTTGTTGATAGTGTGCAGCATATAGGCCAACCGCTTGACTTAAGCTTGGTCAACTGGTACTGGCACCACCCGTTATTTGTGGCCAAAGCCTGGGTTTTTGAGGTAGACAAGCTATCCAATCCGGAAATACGCACCTGCTGGCTATTTATAAATGCCAGCCTGATCATCCTGGGCCTGGCCGGTGCGATTAAGAGCAAAATGCAAAGTGGAAAACAGAAAAACAATGCCGAATATCGCGATATCCGAAAACTACGGTTCAAAAAATTTCAATTCGACATAAACCAGTGGCTGAATTGGGTGCCTGAAAATCAGTACTTTCTCGGTCTGGATGACCGGCGACGGCCTGTCACTGTGTCTGCAACGGATATGACAGAGCATATTCACATTCTGGGCGGTTCCGGCAGCGGCAAAACCGCCTTCGGTGTCACGCCTATATGTATACAGGCCATCAAGAAAGGTGCAGCTTTGGTAGTGATTGACTTCAAGGAGGACAGACAAGCTATTCAATTGCTGGCTCAGGAAGCTATTACGAACGGCAAAAGGTTTTACATTTTTACACTAGATCCACGGGAACAAACAAACATTTATAACCCGCTGGCCACCGGTACCCCGCTGGATAAGGTTGAACGGATAATGACAGCATTGGAATTGGTTTTTGCTGGTGAGGCTAAATTCTATAGTTATGTGCAGCAGGCTACGTTCATCCCGCTTTTGAAAGAGCTGGATAGACGGGGGGTTAAATATACCCTGGGTGATATACATGGTATTTTACACAATCCGGGTTTAGTGTTCCAGTTGACCGGTCAAAACGTAGATGAAAATCAGCTCAAGGGCCTAACCGCTGCGTTAACCCCATTTGCCGATATAGAACAAATAAACTCAGCTCAGCCGGATATAGACATAGGTGAAATCATGAATCGTGGGGATGTGGTATATTTCGATTTAAAATCCGCATTGGCCCCGGAAGCCAGCTCAGCCATTGGTAAAATGATCGCTCAAGATTTGCAGTATCTGTCAGCGTTCCGGTCACCGCAGTCACGACCGGCCATCATAGCTATAGACGAATTTCAGAACATGGCTTGCCAGGCGTTCCGGAACGTTATTTCTAAAGTGCGGTCGGCCAATTATGGCTTACTATTGGCCAATCAGGCCATGGGTGACCTACTGGCGGTGGGTGACGACTTTGCCAACACCATCCAGGTGAACACCCGGACTAAAATTATTTTTAACGCCGACACTCCCGCTGACGCGGAACTGTTTTCGCAATACACCGGAACAGTATTGCAGACGGTAATGAACCATAGCGAGAACAAAACCCAAACTCAGGGTTTGTTTTCAGGTTGGGACAAAGGGGATCGACGACAAACCGTAGGTGAAAGCAGCACAGAAATAGAGGTGCCACTTTTACACTCAAATATGTTTAAGAAAATGCCGCCGGGTAAATCCGTGATCATCAGGCGCGGCAAGCTGGCCGGTTTGGCCAACCATGCCTACCTGATTTCGAAAGCTGAAAAAGACCGGCTGGAACAGCTGCCACTGCCGGAGCCGGTACCCGGACCCAGGGATGATAGGGGTGCATTTACAGTAGAGAGTATGTTAAAAAATGCCAAAGATAAGTTGGTAAAACAGTCAGATCTGCCGGGAAATGATCAATCAACGGGTAGTCAAATCAAGGATGATATGTCAAACGCTGGCAACAATGCGGGTGCTGCTGAAGCCGGGGAAGTGGTGCTATAG
- a CDS encoding replication-relaxation family protein — protein sequence MARCRVLSFQQVKNAYWSAAKDRTCEDRLKQLSKAGYLTEHTVGGEKPGMFLKVYSLDTKGKRWATGPDGPGLDRSIVFTHPGKANEVVHQVRTNDIYFNLSGSERASWRIGDALEIENKVYAGGGDIVPDASYVSDEGGEVFVETDCGKYTPAQIREKVAGFSDKEVVWVCPAGREQTLAKYGAAGEFVTYVA from the coding sequence TTGGCCCGGTGCCGGGTGCTGTCATTCCAACAGGTTAAGAATGCTTATTGGTCGGCTGCCAAGGATAGAACTTGTGAGGATCGGTTAAAGCAGTTAAGTAAGGCGGGATACCTTACTGAACATACAGTTGGTGGGGAAAAACCCGGCATGTTTTTAAAGGTGTACAGTTTGGATACCAAAGGCAAACGCTGGGCCACTGGCCCGGATGGACCGGGGTTGGACAGGAGTATTGTTTTTACTCATCCGGGCAAGGCTAACGAGGTTGTGCACCAGGTGCGGACCAATGATATTTATTTCAATCTTTCCGGAAGTGAGCGGGCAAGTTGGCGTATCGGTGATGCGCTGGAAATTGAAAATAAGGTTTATGCGGGGGGTGGTGATATTGTGCCGGATGCTTCTTATGTAAGTGATGAAGGCGGAGAGGTTTTCGTTGAAACTGATTGCGGGAAGTATACGCCAGCACAGATCCGTGAGAAGGTGGCCGGGTTTAGCGATAAAGAGGTGGTTTGGGTATGCCCTGCCGGGCGGGAGCAGACGTTAGCCAAGTATGGGGCGGCGGGTGAATTTGTGACGTATGTTGCATAA